A stretch of Vibrio maritimus DNA encodes these proteins:
- the mukE gene encoding chromosome partition protein MukE, with protein sequence MSSTNIDEYMPEKLAKAITNPLFPALDSALRAGRHISSEDLDNHALLCDFEVELASFYQRYNTELVKAPEGFFYLRPRSTTLIGRSVLSELDMLVGKVLCFLYLSPERLAHEGIFTNQELYEEILALADEKKLMRLVTNRATGSDLDKEKLFEKVRTSLRRLRRLGMTISIGDTDKFRISEAVFRFGADVRVGDDMRDAQLRLIRDGEAVVHTQAPSQGSLIPSDESSDSVESNDNDTEHNQQEADA encoded by the coding sequence ATGTCATCGACAAATATTGACGAATACATGCCAGAGAAACTGGCAAAAGCGATTACTAACCCGCTGTTTCCTGCATTGGATAGTGCACTGCGCGCGGGTCGACACATTTCATCTGAAGACCTCGATAATCACGCACTGCTTTGTGATTTTGAGGTTGAACTGGCCAGTTTCTATCAGCGCTACAACACTGAGTTGGTGAAAGCGCCGGAAGGCTTTTTCTATCTGCGTCCACGCTCGACGACATTGATTGGTCGCAGCGTGCTGTCAGAGCTCGATATGCTAGTGGGTAAGGTGCTGTGTTTCCTATACCTAAGCCCAGAGCGTCTTGCGCATGAAGGTATTTTTACTAACCAAGAGCTTTATGAAGAGATCCTCGCGCTTGCGGACGAAAAGAAGCTGATGCGTCTTGTGACAAACCGTGCAACGGGTTCTGATCTAGACAAAGAGAAGCTGTTTGAAAAAGTACGTACTTCGCTGCGTCGTTTGCGTCGTTTAGGGATGACCATTTCCATCGGTGATACCGACAAATTCCGCATCAGCGAAGCGGTGTTCCGCTTTGGTGCTGACGTACGCGTGGGTGACGATATGCGTGATGCGCAGCTTCGCCTCATCCGTGATGGTGAAGCCGTAGTTCACACACAAGCGCCATCGCAAGGCAGCTTGATCCCAAGCGATGAAAGCAGCGACTCAGTTGAGTCAAATGACAACGACACCGAGCACAATCAACAGGAGGCTGACGCATGA
- a CDS encoding TSUP family transporter — protein MEFIEPSMLVILAIVAFAAGFIDAVAGGGGMLTVPALLSLGLPPHIALGTNKLAATFASSTAAFTYYRKRLFKPECWRRAFVATLFGATLGTVVVDMISTEWLEKVLPLVILAAALYTVFHRAPQGESSKVNVGCPKFNRKQYLQGLSLGFYDGVAGPGTGAFWTVSSMALYRLNILFASGLSKAMNFTSNFTSLVTFAILGHINWVLGLTMGVCLMAGAYIGAHSAIRFGAKFIRPIFVTVVSILAIKLAYDAWL, from the coding sequence ATGGAATTTATCGAACCAAGTATGTTGGTTATTTTGGCTATCGTCGCCTTTGCTGCTGGCTTTATTGATGCCGTTGCTGGCGGTGGTGGTATGCTGACTGTGCCTGCCCTATTGTCATTGGGTCTTCCTCCACATATCGCATTAGGTACCAATAAGCTTGCTGCAACCTTCGCTTCATCGACTGCAGCGTTCACCTATTACCGTAAAAGACTCTTTAAGCCAGAATGTTGGCGTCGAGCTTTTGTCGCCACTCTGTTTGGTGCCACGCTTGGGACCGTCGTTGTTGACATGATCAGTACCGAGTGGCTTGAAAAAGTTCTTCCCCTCGTCATCTTAGCGGCGGCACTTTACACCGTGTTTCATCGCGCTCCTCAAGGCGAGAGCAGTAAGGTCAACGTCGGCTGCCCTAAGTTCAATCGTAAACAATACCTTCAGGGCTTGTCGCTAGGTTTCTATGATGGTGTTGCCGGTCCTGGTACCGGTGCGTTTTGGACCGTTAGCTCGATGGCTCTGTATCGCCTCAACATCTTGTTCGCCTCCGGCTTGTCAAAGGCGATGAACTTTACCAGCAACTTTACCTCGCTAGTGACGTTTGCGATTCTCGGTCATATCAACTGGGTACTTGGCCTGACCATGGGTGTATGTCTTATGGCCGGCGCTTATATAGGCGCGCACTCCGCAATACGATTTGGTGCTAAGTTTATAAGACCAATATTTGTGACAGTCGTGAGCATTCTCGCTATCAAGCTTGCTTACGATGCTTGGTTGTAA
- the priC gene encoding primosomal replication protein PriC, protein MRNPLSMKLNQLKLRLQTLKEAAKAFDASSRQTKVRQFDEHLFQSSGFLTLPCVIEAESLLNKIVTLSQSSCSQSTSEALVERFSCQLEALERVLAKVPNREADSIEQQSLAELKASLAQHKVWEQKLCKLVRDKEQNQHDEQSLIETEQRLQRCRSAMNQIQYKINQRMKFI, encoded by the coding sequence ATGAGAAACCCGCTATCAATGAAGCTCAATCAACTCAAGTTAAGATTACAGACATTAAAAGAAGCGGCTAAGGCCTTTGATGCTTCTAGTCGGCAGACAAAAGTCAGACAATTTGATGAACACCTCTTTCAATCAAGCGGCTTTTTGACTCTGCCTTGCGTTATCGAAGCCGAATCACTACTCAATAAGATCGTCACTTTAAGTCAGAGTTCATGTAGTCAAAGCACATCAGAGGCTCTGGTCGAAAGGTTTTCATGTCAGCTCGAAGCGCTAGAAAGAGTTCTCGCGAAGGTGCCTAACCGTGAAGCAGATAGTATCGAGCAGCAATCATTGGCAGAATTGAAAGCATCGCTTGCTCAGCATAAAGTTTGGGAGCAAAAACTCTGTAAGCTGGTTCGCGACAAAGAACAGAACCAACACGACGAGCAATCACTTATCGAGACCGAACAAAGGCTGCAGCGCTGCCGCAGTGCAATGAACCAGATTCAATACAAGATCAATCAAAGGATGAAATTTATCTAA
- the rsmS gene encoding pleiotropic regulatory protein RsmS gives MSNETGLDSAPEEIKLAVDLIFLLESNEIDPKVALEALEIVKGDLLRKIES, from the coding sequence ATGTCGAATGAAACGGGCTTAGACAGTGCGCCAGAGGAAATCAAACTCGCTGTGGATCTGATCTTCTTACTAGAGAGCAACGAGATCGATCCAAAAGTGGCGTTAGAGGCACTTGAAATTGTCAAAGGTGATCTCTTAAGAAAAATTGAGAGCTAA
- the mukB gene encoding chromosome partition protein MukB yields the protein MIERGKYQSMTMVNWNGFFARTFDIDTLVTTLSGGNGAGKSTTMASFITALIPDQSLLHFRNTTEAGSSQASRDKGLYGKLQPGTCYSALDVVNSRNQRVLFVVKLQQVAGRDKKVDIKPFIIQGLPSSVKPTDILIEAVSDNHARVRQINEVKESVSAMEGVHFKAFNSIVDYHAQMFEFGVLPKKLRNSSDRSKFYRLIEASLYGGISSAITRSLRDYLLPQNGGVKKAFQDMESALRENRLTLEAIKTTQADRDLFKHLITESTNYVAADYMRHANERRNKLETTMKLRGELFGSRQTLIAQNELLNKVQQELTLLVENESGLEQDHQAAQDHLLLVQNALRQQEKIERYQEDLEELNERLEEQMMVVEEASERKIAAEEQATFAEEEVDSLKTQLADYQQALDVQQTRALQYQQAVQALEKARNLLENESLNQDGAAEMLSQLKSQESQSTTELLELKHRLDMSSAAAQQFEQALSLVKQIAGDVARNEASQVAKAAIKQADEHRQLLKNESQLRAQYRELEKNIERQQQAQKLASELSDAGICVDSEADLEMEAESQRERVLECEQQLEALREASGEIKQREQEFVSEISKLESYAPKWIKSFNALEDLREQSGMELVDRADVISSMQATNDNERKTSFERDSLAKRREELELEIERLASPGGSNDPRLKGLADTLGGVLLSEIYDDITIEDAPYFSAMYGPARHAIVVSNLDGIKEKLVELDDCPEDLYIIEGDIDAFDDSSFDADELDGAVCVQLNERQLRYSRFPKIPLFGRAAREQRLELLREQREETVEKHAKAAFDAQKLQRLYQAFNAFAAEHMQLAFEADPEVELARLRELRSQVARELNENKQREQQASAQLSTSKQCVTLLDRLSISANVLFDETLAERHQELQAQIEDLNGAKSYIQQHGVAAEKLAAVVNVLDSDPEQFDALTSQYQNADKALQTLKAQIFAVADLAERRPYFAYADSMDMLNQSSELSEQLKAKLVQAEATRARLREGLKQVQEQANQYNQVLASLKSSHQAKLETVQEFKAELQEYGIVPDESALERAEKHRDELHLALQTSRTRKSEYEKTMTSTELEMKGLAKRLKKVQKEYIELRTYVVAAKAGWCSVLRLAKANDVERRLHKRELAYMSAGELRSMSDKSLGALRLAVADNEDLRDSLRQSEDTSKPERKVLFYIAVYQHLRERIRQDIIRTDDPVEAIEEMEVELARLTEELTQRENRLAISSESVSSIIKKTIQREQNRIRMLNQGLSNIHFGQVKGVRLNVKIRESHEQLLVALTGDHKDLFETSRYTFSEAMAKLFQRVNPHIDMGQRSPQVLGEELLDYRNYLELSVEVNRGSDGWLQAESGALSTGEAIGTGQSILLMVVQSWEEESRRLRSKDILPCRLLFLDEAARLDAKSIATLFELCDRQGMQLLIAAPENISPEKGTTYKLVRKVFKDHEHVHVVGLRGFGENKRLEEAEQLVEQATV from the coding sequence ATGATTGAAAGAGGTAAGTATCAATCTATGACGATGGTCAACTGGAACGGCTTCTTTGCACGTACTTTTGATATCGACACGCTCGTCACCACGCTTTCTGGTGGTAATGGTGCGGGTAAATCTACCACAATGGCATCGTTCATTACGGCGCTGATTCCAGATCAAAGCCTGCTGCACTTTAGAAACACTACGGAAGCGGGTAGCTCTCAAGCATCTCGCGACAAAGGCTTGTACGGTAAGCTTCAGCCAGGCACCTGTTACTCTGCGCTAGATGTAGTGAACTCACGCAACCAACGCGTTCTGTTTGTGGTCAAGCTACAACAAGTAGCGGGTCGCGATAAGAAAGTGGACATCAAGCCATTTATTATTCAAGGCTTACCAAGCAGCGTAAAACCAACCGATATTTTGATCGAAGCCGTATCGGATAACCATGCTCGCGTACGTCAAATCAATGAAGTAAAAGAGTCGGTCAGCGCAATGGAAGGTGTCCATTTTAAAGCCTTCAACTCGATCGTTGATTATCATGCGCAGATGTTCGAATTTGGCGTGTTGCCGAAGAAGCTGCGTAACAGCAGCGATCGCTCTAAGTTCTATCGCCTGATTGAAGCGTCGCTTTACGGTGGTATCTCGAGTGCGATTACTCGTTCACTTCGTGACTACCTTCTGCCACAGAACGGCGGCGTGAAGAAAGCGTTCCAAGACATGGAATCTGCACTGCGTGAAAACCGCTTAACGCTAGAAGCCATCAAAACGACTCAAGCTGACCGTGATCTGTTCAAACACCTGATCACAGAGTCTACCAATTACGTGGCTGCCGACTACATGCGTCATGCTAACGAACGCCGCAACAAGCTTGAAACTACGATGAAGCTTCGTGGCGAGCTGTTTGGCTCTCGTCAAACACTTATCGCGCAAAACGAACTGCTTAACAAAGTTCAGCAAGAACTGACGCTGTTGGTTGAGAATGAATCAGGTCTAGAGCAAGACCATCAAGCAGCGCAAGACCACTTGTTATTGGTACAAAACGCGCTGCGTCAGCAAGAGAAGATTGAGCGCTACCAAGAAGATCTTGAAGAGCTAAACGAGCGTCTTGAAGAGCAGATGATGGTTGTTGAAGAAGCGAGTGAGCGTAAGATTGCTGCTGAAGAGCAAGCGACATTCGCGGAAGAAGAGGTGGATAGCCTCAAGACTCAGTTGGCTGATTACCAGCAAGCTCTGGATGTTCAGCAAACACGTGCACTGCAATATCAACAAGCGGTACAAGCCCTTGAGAAAGCGCGTAACTTGCTTGAAAACGAATCATTGAATCAAGATGGCGCGGCAGAAATGTTGAGCCAACTAAAATCGCAAGAATCACAAAGCACAACCGAACTCCTTGAGCTGAAACACCGCCTTGATATGTCATCGGCCGCGGCGCAGCAGTTTGAACAAGCGTTGTCGTTGGTCAAGCAGATTGCCGGTGATGTTGCGCGCAATGAAGCGAGCCAAGTAGCGAAAGCGGCCATCAAACAAGCGGACGAGCATCGTCAGCTACTGAAAAACGAATCTCAGCTCCGCGCTCAATATCGTGAGCTCGAGAAAAACATTGAGCGTCAGCAGCAAGCGCAGAAATTGGCAAGTGAGCTTAGTGACGCCGGTATCTGTGTGGATAGCGAAGCGGATCTTGAAATGGAAGCGGAGAGCCAACGTGAACGCGTCCTTGAGTGCGAGCAGCAGCTTGAAGCTCTTCGTGAAGCCTCTGGCGAAATCAAGCAGCGCGAACAAGAGTTTGTGTCTGAGATCAGTAAGCTAGAGAGCTACGCGCCGAAGTGGATCAAGTCTTTTAATGCGCTTGAAGATCTTCGTGAGCAAAGTGGCATGGAGCTGGTGGATCGCGCGGATGTGATTAGTTCAATGCAAGCGACGAACGATAATGAGCGTAAGACCTCTTTCGAACGCGACTCGCTGGCGAAACGCCGTGAAGAACTCGAGCTAGAGATTGAGCGTTTGGCTTCTCCTGGCGGTTCAAACGACCCTCGCTTAAAAGGTCTTGCCGATACGCTTGGCGGCGTTCTGCTGTCTGAAATTTATGACGATATCACCATCGAGGATGCGCCTTACTTTAGTGCAATGTATGGTCCTGCACGTCATGCTATCGTGGTATCAAACCTAGACGGCATAAAAGAAAAGCTGGTCGAGCTGGATGATTGTCCAGAAGATCTTTACATCATTGAAGGCGACATCGATGCCTTTGATGACAGCTCATTCGATGCCGATGAGCTTGATGGCGCGGTCTGCGTTCAGCTTAATGAACGTCAATTGCGTTATTCTCGCTTCCCTAAGATCCCTCTGTTTGGTCGCGCAGCGCGTGAACAGCGTTTAGAGCTACTTCGTGAACAACGTGAAGAAACCGTAGAAAAACACGCGAAAGCGGCGTTTGATGCACAAAAACTGCAGCGCCTGTACCAAGCGTTCAACGCGTTCGCAGCAGAGCACATGCAGTTGGCGTTTGAAGCCGACCCTGAAGTGGAGCTGGCGCGTTTACGCGAGCTTCGCAGCCAGGTAGCGCGTGAACTCAATGAAAACAAACAGCGTGAGCAACAAGCGAGTGCGCAGTTGTCGACATCTAAGCAGTGCGTGACTTTGCTGGATCGTCTATCGATTAGCGCTAACGTACTATTTGATGAGACTCTAGCTGAGCGCCATCAAGAGCTTCAAGCTCAAATTGAAGATCTCAACGGTGCTAAGAGCTACATTCAGCAGCACGGCGTGGCGGCAGAAAAACTGGCTGCGGTAGTCAATGTGCTAGACAGCGATCCAGAGCAATTTGATGCGCTGACGAGTCAGTACCAAAATGCCGACAAAGCCCTGCAAACGCTAAAAGCACAAATCTTTGCTGTTGCGGATCTTGCTGAGCGTCGTCCTTACTTTGCGTATGCTGATTCAATGGACATGCTTAACCAAAGCAGTGAATTGAGCGAGCAGCTAAAAGCGAAACTGGTGCAAGCGGAAGCAACCCGCGCACGTCTTCGTGAAGGACTCAAGCAGGTTCAAGAACAGGCGAACCAGTACAACCAAGTATTGGCGTCACTGAAGAGCTCGCACCAAGCTAAGTTAGAGACCGTCCAAGAGTTCAAAGCCGAGCTTCAAGAGTACGGCATTGTCCCTGATGAGTCAGCGCTAGAGCGTGCTGAGAAGCATCGTGATGAGCTGCATCTAGCACTGCAAACCTCTCGCACTCGCAAGTCTGAGTATGAGAAGACGATGACGTCGACAGAGCTTGAGATGAAAGGTCTGGCTAAGCGTCTTAAGAAGGTTCAGAAAGAATACATTGAGCTGCGCACCTATGTGGTTGCTGCGAAAGCGGGCTGGTGTAGCGTACTTCGTCTGGCGAAAGCGAACGATGTTGAACGTCGCCTTCATAAACGCGAACTAGCGTACATGAGCGCGGGTGAACTTCGCTCTATGTCGGATAAATCTTTGGGTGCATTGCGTCTTGCTGTGGCGGATAACGAAGATCTTCGCGACTCACTGCGTCAGTCTGAAGATACTTCGAAGCCAGAGCGTAAGGTACTGTTCTACATTGCTGTTTACCAGCACCTTCGTGAGCGTATTCGTCAAGACATCATTCGTACGGACGATCCGGTCGAAGCGATTGAAGAGATGGAAGTGGAGCTCGCACGCCTAACAGAAGAGCTCACTCAACGTGAAAACCGTCTCGCGATCAGCTCAGAGTCGGTGTCGAGCATCATCAAGAAGACGATTCAGCGCGAACAAAACCGTATTCGTATGCTTAACCAAGGTCTGTCGAATATTCACTTTGGTCAGGTTAAAGGCGTTCGTCTAAATGTGAAGATCCGTGAAAGCCATGAGCAGTTGCTGGTGGCGCTAACCGGTGATCACAAAGATCTGTTTGAGACCTCGCGTTACACCTTCTCGGAAGCGATGGCTAAGTTATTCCAACGCGTCAACCCGCATATCGATATGGGTCAGCGCTCGCCACAAGTATTAGGTGAAGAGCTGCTTGATTACCGCAACTACCTAGAGCTAAGCGTTGAAGTAAATCGTGGCTCTGATGGCTGGCTGCAAGCGGAATCTGGCGCGCTATCGACAGGTGAAGCGATCGGTACTGGTCAGTCAATTCTATTGATGGTGGTACAGAGCTGGGAAGAAGAGTCGCGCCGTCTGCGTAGCAAAGACATTCTTCCATGTCGTCTACTGTTCCTCGATGAGGCTGCGCGTCTGGATGCCAAGTCGATCGCGACCTTGTTCGAGCTATGTGACCGCCAGGGTATGCAGCTATTGATTGCGGCACCTGAGAATATCAGCCCAGAAAAAGGCACCACCTATAAGCTTGTGCGTAAGGTATTTAAAGACCATGAACATGTACACGTGGTTGGTTTGCGTGGCTTTGGAGAAAACAAGCGATTGGAAGAAGCTGAGCAGCTCGTCGAACAAGCAACAGTCTAG
- the pdxY gene encoding pyridoxal kinase PdxY: protein MKGIISIQSHVVYGHAGNSSAVFPMQRMGFEVWPIHTVQFSNHTQYQQGWKGKAFSADDISELISGIANIEQLKNCQALLSGYQGSADQCLAVLDAVRQVKAQNPDAIYVCDPVMGDPEKGCIVPQGTTEYLVNDVMPSADVIVPNQFELAQFTNMEITDLDSAVVACQKALSRGPKMVLVKHLHSVSDDKFTMMLATKSGCFIAQRPHLRFAKQPVGVGDLISALFTAGLLKGWSPEQAFEHANNASYSVLKETQQRGEWELQTIAAQNELVEPTERFPIVEV, encoded by the coding sequence ATGAAAGGTATCATCTCAATCCAGTCTCATGTCGTATACGGACATGCAGGCAACAGTTCGGCCGTTTTCCCAATGCAACGAATGGGGTTTGAGGTTTGGCCTATTCACACAGTTCAATTCTCGAACCATACACAGTATCAGCAAGGCTGGAAAGGTAAGGCTTTTTCAGCAGATGACATATCTGAGCTTATCTCAGGCATCGCCAATATCGAGCAGCTTAAAAACTGCCAAGCGCTACTGTCGGGTTATCAGGGAAGCGCGGATCAATGTCTTGCCGTTCTAGATGCGGTGCGCCAAGTCAAAGCTCAAAATCCTGACGCGATTTATGTGTGTGATCCTGTTATGGGCGACCCAGAGAAAGGCTGTATCGTCCCTCAGGGGACGACCGAATATTTGGTCAACGATGTGATGCCAAGCGCGGATGTGATTGTACCTAATCAATTCGAGTTGGCTCAGTTTACCAATATGGAAATCACAGACTTAGACAGTGCAGTAGTGGCCTGCCAAAAGGCTTTGTCACGTGGACCGAAAATGGTGTTGGTAAAACATCTACATAGTGTTTCTGATGACAAATTTACCATGATGCTGGCAACAAAATCAGGATGCTTTATTGCGCAGCGTCCTCATCTTAGGTTTGCTAAGCAGCCAGTTGGAGTAGGGGATCTGATTTCGGCGCTATTTACTGCAGGTCTTCTAAAAGGCTGGTCACCAGAGCAAGCATTTGAGCATGCCAATAATGCTAGCTATTCCGTACTTAAGGAAACTCAACAAAGAGGTGAGTGGGAGCTACAAACCATAGCGGCGCAGAACGAGTTGGTGGAGCCAACCGAGCGTTTTCCAATTGTAGAGGTGTGA
- the dinG gene encoding ATP-dependent DNA helicase DinG, which produces MLTSKIQKSIRQSYQNLQTQLDNFVPRRAQNYLVSEIAKTLCGQYHKSTRMIVAEAGTGIGKSLSYLMATIPVAVQNNRKVVISTATVALQEQLLNKDLPLFRRITDQNFSFIIAKGRQRYCCAEKLAVACGADGGQMAMFETKPKASDIAQLQLMYEKLAQGKWDGDRDSWPKPIDDAIWQTIVSEKHSCNNSLPAHRGCPFSKARSELDKNDVIIANHSLVMADADLGGGVILPEPENTIFIFDEAHHLPHVARDHASASATLKGAGSWLERLNQSASKFSGMADEKRVSRFRNELQDAIQQLIPLLGEVNTYCGGLPFEEDSCRFENGELPSWLEEQAKVLKQYSQKGAQASAKIADLISERLKDGEIGAKLAEPALAELGFYIQRFDNLAAVWRLMAEPQKEKGAPLARWIEKSKEREGDHLVSVAPLEVGWQLDQQLWSRCVGAVLVSATMRALNSFSFFCHQAGISQKDDDGVQFLALASPFNYAEQAELIVPKMKNEPQAPQFTEELVDKIPSIIEDGKSNLILFSSYWQMNKVADELRAKFALKGWHLQIQGEKSRSEILNKHKTLTQCGKTSVLFGTGSFSEGLDLPGELLENLVITKIPFAVPTSPIEQAHAEYIESKGGNAFLQITVPEASKKLIQSAGRLLRKERDCGTLYILDRRIVTKRYGKSLLDSLPPFKRKIEY; this is translated from the coding sequence ATGCTGACCAGTAAAATCCAAAAATCCATTCGCCAAAGCTATCAAAACCTGCAAACTCAATTAGATAACTTCGTTCCTAGGCGAGCTCAGAACTATCTAGTTTCAGAAATCGCTAAAACACTCTGTGGTCAATATCACAAGTCCACACGCATGATCGTTGCTGAGGCAGGAACTGGGATCGGTAAAAGCCTTTCGTATTTAATGGCAACCATTCCTGTCGCGGTCCAAAACAACCGCAAAGTCGTCATTTCTACTGCGACGGTGGCACTTCAGGAGCAGTTGCTTAATAAAGATCTACCGCTGTTCAGACGGATTACCGATCAAAACTTCTCTTTTATCATTGCTAAAGGTCGCCAACGTTATTGCTGTGCCGAAAAACTTGCCGTGGCTTGTGGTGCTGACGGCGGTCAAATGGCGATGTTTGAAACCAAACCCAAAGCATCTGACATTGCTCAGCTACAACTTATGTATGAAAAACTGGCGCAAGGTAAATGGGATGGTGACAGAGATTCATGGCCTAAACCTATCGATGATGCCATCTGGCAAACCATTGTTAGCGAAAAACACAGTTGTAATAACAGTCTTCCAGCACACCGCGGCTGTCCGTTTTCTAAAGCACGCTCAGAGCTCGATAAAAATGATGTGATTATTGCTAACCATAGTTTAGTGATGGCAGATGCTGACTTAGGCGGCGGGGTGATTCTTCCAGAGCCCGAAAACACCATCTTTATATTCGATGAAGCGCATCACCTTCCGCATGTTGCGAGAGATCACGCTTCTGCATCCGCAACTCTCAAAGGTGCAGGCAGTTGGTTAGAGCGACTTAATCAGTCGGCTAGCAAGTTTTCAGGAATGGCGGATGAGAAGCGGGTCAGCCGCTTTCGCAATGAGCTGCAAGATGCGATACAGCAGTTAATACCGCTTTTAGGCGAAGTAAACACCTATTGCGGCGGACTTCCATTTGAAGAAGATAGCTGTCGATTCGAGAACGGCGAGCTTCCTAGTTGGTTAGAAGAGCAAGCAAAAGTGCTCAAGCAATACTCGCAAAAAGGCGCTCAAGCGTCGGCGAAAATCGCGGATCTAATATCAGAGAGACTAAAAGATGGAGAGATAGGTGCCAAACTTGCAGAACCCGCTTTGGCAGAGCTCGGCTTTTATATCCAACGATTTGATAATCTTGCTGCCGTATGGCGCTTGATGGCCGAGCCACAAAAAGAGAAAGGCGCACCGCTTGCGCGTTGGATTGAGAAAAGTAAAGAGCGTGAAGGCGACCACCTCGTGAGCGTGGCGCCACTTGAGGTCGGTTGGCAATTAGATCAGCAGCTTTGGTCTCGCTGTGTGGGGGCTGTCCTGGTGTCTGCGACCATGCGTGCTCTCAACTCTTTCTCTTTCTTCTGTCATCAGGCTGGAATCAGCCAAAAGGACGACGACGGTGTTCAGTTCCTGGCGCTAGCTTCCCCGTTTAACTATGCGGAACAGGCTGAGCTTATCGTCCCGAAAATGAAGAATGAACCACAAGCTCCTCAGTTTACCGAGGAGCTTGTGGACAAAATCCCAAGCATTATCGAAGATGGTAAAAGTAACCTCATTCTTTTCTCGTCTTATTGGCAAATGAATAAAGTCGCCGATGAGTTACGAGCAAAATTTGCGCTTAAAGGCTGGCACTTGCAGATTCAAGGTGAAAAATCACGCTCAGAAATCCTAAATAAACATAAAACCCTCACTCAATGCGGAAAAACCAGCGTTCTTTTTGGGACAGGCAGTTTTTCTGAAGGGTTAGATCTGCCCGGTGAACTGCTAGAGAACTTAGTGATCACTAAGATACCTTTTGCTGTGCCTACGTCGCCGATCGAACAAGCCCATGCTGAGTATATAGAGAGTAAAGGTGGCAATGCTTTTCTCCAGATTACAGTTCCAGAAGCGAGCAAAAAACTGATACAATCGGCGGGCCGTTTGCTGAGGAAAGAAAGGGACTGTGGAACTCTCTATATTCTAGATAGGCGAATCGTCACTAAAAGGTATGGCAAATCTTTGCTTGATTCCCTACCCCCATTTAAAAGAAAAATAGAATACTAA